The following proteins are co-located in the Leucoraja erinacea ecotype New England chromosome 27, Leri_hhj_1, whole genome shotgun sequence genome:
- the LOC129710065 gene encoding von Willebrand factor C domain-containing protein 2-like, whose product MAGTEPVRVLVLSLTFLLILPAPRALRNLVPKDTDYVAPDYRGKGCIDDQGLVFDVGERFYPSAAACPCVCTALGPVCRKPRCPRLPPRCTRLSYGSCCPRCVQVRNSCQYGGRSYRLQQEFWPSACERCRCEFDREVYCLTAECAPVHCVNPSYEPNQCCPVCRQGPNCFAGNTIIPAGERVEMDGISVCFCPYKDGSWEPQQQAICSLRGWKQSHHYTVNGGRH is encoded by the exons ATGGCCGGGACCGAGCCGGTGCGGGTACTGGTTCTGAGTCTCACATTCCTGCTCATTCTACCCGCGCCCCGGGCGCTCAGGAACCTGGTCCCCAAGGACACGGATTATGTCGCGCCAGACTACCGCGGGAAGGGCTGCATCGACGACCAGGGACTGGTGTTTGACGTGGGCGAGCGCTTCTACCCGAGTGCCGCGGCTTGTCCGTGTGTCTGTACCGCGCTGGGCCCGGTTTGTCGAAAGCCTCGCTGCCCCCGGCTCCCCCCGCGTTGCACCCGCCTAAGTTACGGTTCCTGTTGTCCGCGCTGTGTTCAGGTCCGCAACTCGTGTCAATACGGGGGCCGCAGCTACCGCCTCCAGCAGGAGTTCTGG CCTTCTGCCTGTGAGAGGTGCCGCTGTGAATTTGACCGTGAGGTGTACTGTCTGACTGCAGAATGTGCTCCTGTCCACTGTGTCAACCCTTCCTATGAACCCAACCAGTGTTGTCCTGTGTGCAGGCAGG GGCCCAACTGCTTTGCAGGAAACACCATTATCCCTGCTGGTGAGAGGGTGGAAATGGATGGGATATCAGTTTGTTTCTGTCCGTACAAGGATGGCTCGTGGGAGCCCCAGCAACAGGCAATCTGCAGCCTTCGTGGCTGGAAGCAATCCCATCATTACACCGTTAATGGAGGCCGCCACTAA